The Myxococcaceae bacterium JPH2 genome has a window encoding:
- a CDS encoding MAPEG family protein: MNDLLARQLLPEMLLATPNLKLYALCTVALLLKMQAVGVATGVVRMRRGVVTNAEDAQRKPGAIQVATSEHPDVERVQRAHRNDLENIPPFLMLSLLAVLMGAAEGVTAASLVVFTLARVGHSVTYVKGIQPWRSVSYGVGLLAQLVVMALVVQRAVS, from the coding sequence ATGAACGACCTGCTCGCCCGACAGCTCCTCCCCGAGATGCTCCTCGCCACCCCGAACCTGAAGCTCTACGCGCTGTGTACCGTGGCGCTCTTGCTCAAGATGCAGGCGGTGGGCGTCGCCACCGGCGTCGTGCGCATGCGGCGGGGCGTGGTGACGAACGCGGAGGACGCGCAGCGCAAGCCCGGCGCCATCCAGGTGGCCACGAGCGAGCACCCCGATGTGGAGCGCGTGCAGCGCGCGCACCGCAACGACCTGGAGAACATCCCGCCCTTCCTGATGCTCAGCCTGCTCGCGGTGCTGATGGGCGCGGCGGAGGGCGTCACGGCCGCGTCGCTCGTCGTCTTCACGCTGGCGCGCGTGGGGCACTCGGTGACGTACGTGAAGGGCATCCAGCCCTGGCGCTCGGTGAGCTACGGCGTGGGCCTGCTCGCCCAGCTGGTGGTGATGGCGCTGGTGGTCCAGCGCGCAGTCTCCTGA